One Methanolobus sp. WCC4 DNA segment encodes these proteins:
- a CDS encoding thioesterase family protein, whose protein sequence is MFRTTVIPRFGDFDGLKHANNISIAIWFEQARTPIFRIFTPDLDLSYENWKLIMARTEYEYVGEMFLGPDVEIITYISRIGNSSFVVTQEAWQDDRKGAIGRSTIVHYDFINKTSVPLPDEIRKELEKHFKEEEQNK, encoded by the coding sequence ATGTTCAGAACAACAGTTATCCCAAGATTCGGCGATTTTGACGGACTGAAACACGCCAACAACATTTCCATTGCCATCTGGTTCGAGCAGGCAAGGACCCCCATCTTCAGGATATTCACCCCTGACCTCGACCTGAGCTATGAGAACTGGAAACTCATTATGGCAAGGACAGAATATGAATATGTGGGAGAGATGTTCCTCGGCCCGGACGTTGAGATCATCACCTATATCTCAAGGATAGGAAATTCTTCCTTTGTAGTTACACAGGAAGCATGGCAGGATGACAGAAAGGGTGCCATCGGCAGATCAACAATAGTACACTATGACTTCATTAACAAAACATCGGTCCCGCTGCCTGATGAGATCAGAAAGGAACTTGAGAAGCACTTTAAGGAAGAAGAACAGAACAAATAA